In Candidatus Poribacteria bacterium, a single genomic region encodes these proteins:
- a CDS encoding sigma-70 family RNA polymerase sigma factor → MKNNDAQLIQRVLEGDDTAFSVLVRKYQKSVHALAWRKIGDFHIAEDITQDTFLQAYQKLSTLRKPQRFAGWLYVIAANYCKMWLRQKRLSTQSLENTSSAQLEKATYSGYVIEENERTTAEAQREIVKKLLAKLQESERTVITLYYLGGMNYEQISEFLGMSVSAIKSRLHRARQRLKKEEPMIREALGNFQITPNLSENIMREISRMNPIAPSSSKPLVPWAIGVSTLVVVFLMVGVGSQYLSRFQKPYSFDATSEMTVELIEAPIVLSLESKPDVRTQLGNVNTPSKNNASHRQPNKEKSVVHETLKDFQHSDDLVEDIMKWTRVREPGILGEVGTLSGTSENTLYTVIGDRSIYKLPSGEEAWQLVDDTFLYQNTGGNIPIAERDGTLYIILSNELYASTDDGETWHFVGTCPQGYVRELRVTEDALYLCLSDGIFRSDDAGNSWKDISNGLDDRLSEHSGIHSLQMSQGTLFVKTDLGLYRLEADTWQHLRLPVDEAVHVGSLAIYEDEIYVIASVNILDFYGAPKDIWERLWKGEMRSWWIFRSTDGGDAWKDITPMNAWNLTGFRPDITLITTRNTLLAIGNDDGMVARSVDSGDTWTSIASSGISPIQFSVRCAVALDGNTFYTGGSSGIHRSTDGGKTWHRFHTGLESRVDNLVSFVADQAPDRSAALYASVGKHFVKSNDGGTSWEAVSLAVNPSARLSQKQQPEIVQVAKTNGVLYAKGIQEIYETAIFQLSSDGNTLIPVTGTPPSLSSSGLVQKVLAGKRFTFRDERRSVPELRVGFSGVADALLDDLSKTPDFGADSFFERLVERQIDPRVVYELIREGLWGNFAVSDETFYMEYNYKLFRWKPGDPEWHDTGLEETGELRRETLWRGFKIAASDGTVYVGKRDGHLLQSLDGGDTWNDVTPNLPFSIEHFKEIVFADSTVCVATDKGVFYSKDGVVWNVLVDETGKPVIIKSLSTIGDSVYGANDEGIYYLQGETDTWEQIAPEVSGVVTSLVVDENMFYVGTERRGVLRFERTSR, encoded by the coding sequence ATGAAAAACAACGATGCTCAACTCATCCAACGCGTGCTTGAAGGCGATGATACTGCGTTCTCCGTGCTTGTGAGAAAATATCAGAAATCCGTTCACGCACTGGCGTGGCGGAAGATCGGGGATTTCCATATCGCCGAGGATATTACACAGGATACCTTCCTGCAAGCGTATCAAAAACTCTCAACACTGAGAAAACCGCAGCGTTTCGCGGGTTGGCTCTATGTGATAGCAGCGAACTACTGCAAAATGTGGCTGCGTCAGAAACGTTTATCAACCCAGTCGTTGGAAAACACAAGCAGCGCGCAATTAGAAAAAGCAACCTATTCTGGATATGTTATTGAGGAAAACGAGCGGACAACAGCAGAAGCACAGCGCGAGATCGTCAAAAAGTTGCTTGCGAAGTTACAAGAGAGCGAGCGTACAGTCATCACCCTTTACTACCTTGGGGGAATGAATTATGAACAGATAAGCGAGTTTCTGGGTATGTCGGTTAGCGCGATTAAGAGCCGACTCCACCGAGCAAGACAACGATTAAAGAAGGAGGAACCGATGATTCGAGAGGCTTTAGGCAACTTCCAAATTACACCAAATCTATCAGAGAATATTATGCGGGAGATTTCGCGTATGAACCCAATTGCGCCATCTAGCAGTAAACCGTTGGTGCCGTGGGCAATCGGCGTTTCCACATTAGTCGTTGTCTTTTTGATGGTAGGCGTTGGCAGTCAATACCTGTCGCGTTTCCAGAAACCCTACAGTTTCGATGCGACTTCGGAGATGACAGTTGAACTCATTGAAGCACCTATCGTGCTGAGCCTTGAATCCAAACCTGATGTCCGGACGCAGCTCGGAAACGTCAATACGCCAAGTAAGAACAATGCCTCTCATCGACAGCCTAATAAGGAAAAGTCTGTGGTTCACGAAACCTTGAAAGATTTCCAACACTCAGACGATCTCGTGGAGGACATCATGAAATGGACTCGGGTACGTGAACCGGGTATATTGGGCGAAGTAGGTACCCTGTCAGGGACTTCGGAAAATACGCTCTATACCGTTATAGGCGACAGGAGTATCTATAAGCTGCCATCGGGTGAGGAGGCGTGGCAACTTGTCGATGACACCTTCCTATATCAAAACACCGGCGGTAATATACCCATAGCAGAGCGGGATGGTACACTTTATATTATCTTATCCAATGAATTGTATGCTTCCACTGATGATGGCGAAACTTGGCACTTCGTCGGCACCTGCCCCCAAGGGTATGTTAGGGAATTGAGGGTTACAGAAGATGCGCTTTACCTTTGTCTCAGTGACGGTATCTTCCGATCCGATGACGCTGGAAATTCTTGGAAGGATATAAGCAATGGCTTAGATGATCGCTTGTCCGAACACTCAGGAATTCATTCGTTACAAATGAGTCAAGGCACGCTATTTGTGAAAACCGATCTCGGACTCTATCGTCTTGAGGCGGACACTTGGCAACACTTACGATTACCAGTAGATGAAGCCGTGCATGTTGGTTCTTTAGCGATATATGAGGACGAAATTTATGTCATAGCATCAGTGAATATTTTGGATTTCTATGGGGCTCCGAAAGATATTTGGGAGCGATTGTGGAAAGGCGAGATGCGTTCGTGGTGGATTTTCCGATCAACCGATGGGGGTGACGCATGGAAAGACATAACACCCATGAACGCTTGGAATCTGACGGGCTTCCGTCCGGATATAACGTTGATTACGACACGGAATACACTCTTGGCAATCGGGAATGATGACGGTATGGTAGCACGCTCGGTTGATAGTGGAGACACTTGGACATCTATAGCGTCTTCAGGGATTTCTCCCATACAGTTCAGTGTGCGATGCGCTGTAGCTTTAGATGGAAACACATTTTATACGGGTGGCAGCAGTGGGATTCACCGTTCAACTGATGGTGGTAAGACGTGGCACCGCTTTCATACCGGACTGGAAAGTCGTGTTGATAATTTAGTTAGTTTCGTGGCAGATCAGGCACCAGACAGGTCTGCAGCACTTTACGCCAGCGTGGGTAAACATTTTGTCAAATCGAACGATGGCGGAACATCCTGGGAGGCTGTCAGCTTGGCAGTGAACCCCAGTGCCCGTTTATCCCAAAAGCAACAACCGGAAATTGTGCAGGTAGCAAAAACTAATGGGGTGCTCTATGCAAAAGGAATTCAAGAAATTTATGAGACTGCTATTTTTCAGTTGTCTTCCGATGGTAATACTCTCATCCCCGTTACAGGAACACCCCCTTCTTTAAGTTCATCTGGACTGGTGCAAAAAGTACTGGCGGGCAAGCGTTTCACTTTCAGAGACGAAAGACGATCAGTGCCGGAACTTCGCGTTGGCTTTTCTGGTGTAGCTGATGCCTTATTGGATGATTTATCAAAGACCCCTGATTTTGGGGCAGACAGTTTCTTTGAAAGATTGGTAGAGAGGCAAATAGACCCTCGAGTGGTCTATGAGTTAATACGGGAAGGATTATGGGGTAACTTCGCAGTCAGCGATGAAACGTTCTACATGGAATACAACTATAAACTCTTCCGATGGAAACCTGGTGACCCAGAATGGCACGACACCGGTTTGGAGGAGACCGGTGAACTCCGTCGCGAGACCTTGTGGAGAGGCTTTAAAATCGCTGCATCGGACGGAACCGTCTATGTCGGTAAGCGGGATGGACATCTCTTACAATCGCTTGATGGGGGAGACACTTGGAATGATGTCACACCAAATCTGCCCTTCTCTATCGAGCATTTCAAAGAGATAGTCTTTGCAGATTCAACGGTCTGCGTCGCGACTGATAAAGGGGTTTTTTATTCAAAAGATGGCGTTGTCTGGAATGTCCTTGTCGATGAGACGGGAAAACCTGTTATCATCAAGTCGTTATCTACAATAGGGGATTCCGTTTACGGTGCCAACGATGAAGGCATCTATTATCTACAAGGTGAGACAGATACTTGGGAACAAATTGCCCCAGAAGTTTCAGGTGTCGTGACTTCTCTCGTTGTGGACGAAAATATGTTTTACGTCGGCACGGAACGACGAGGTGTCCTGCGTTTTGAACGTACCAGCAGATAA
- a CDS encoding ABC transporter permease subunit translates to MLTTLIRRELLDNLMTFRFAAAALIMLLLVVANTSVLITDHEQRLASHNAAVKMHQRQLQAAKTYSSGIRKLVVDRPPNPLSIFNVGFDKQLGNEVQISHSYVPSLWDTGMHGSDNPFMDMFASLDIVFIFEVILSLLALIFAYDTLAGEYERGTLRLVLTHPVRRGHILLAKYISAMLCLLVPLLMSLLLAVILLTMTPSISLNTGDFLRIGGIILTTVVYLSVFYLIGLLISAATRRTRTALMLSMFVWGFLVLVYPNMILAVVPQPEAPQARRASAFNQIEQMWEEFDRDRKRFLATDALPGEDWHFNILGSGGYSEGLWGDPSRLLYAYNSSMSAGSLNDEAEPKIPHAQNYFGFLGTQVIGTADQTWLIRKPALEGIFTQPANVERLYLKLSPVGLYDAATQAWAGTDLRGVRDFLDAARRHRQRVIDYLYDEEVFKSRQWFSSDKGAADWSNLPQFSFQRVDVNTNAKRALPDLSILLMLNVIIFIVIFLIFIKSEV, encoded by the coding sequence ATGCTAACAACACTCATTCGCCGGGAACTCCTTGATAACCTGATGACGTTCCGATTTGCTGCAGCTGCCTTGATTATGCTGTTGCTTGTCGTCGCGAATACCTCGGTGCTCATCACGGATCACGAGCAACGCTTGGCAAGCCACAATGCTGCGGTCAAAATGCATCAGAGGCAGCTTCAGGCGGCGAAAACGTATTCCTCAGGGATAAGGAAATTAGTCGTCGACCGACCCCCGAACCCGTTAAGCATTTTCAATGTCGGGTTCGATAAGCAGCTCGGAAACGAGGTTCAGATATCCCATTCGTATGTTCCATCGTTGTGGGACACCGGGATGCATGGGTCGGACAATCCGTTTATGGATATGTTCGCTTCGCTGGATATTGTTTTTATCTTTGAGGTGATTCTGAGTTTATTGGCACTGATTTTCGCCTACGATACGCTCGCTGGAGAATATGAACGTGGCACATTACGTCTGGTCTTGACACATCCGGTCCGTCGCGGGCATATCCTGCTTGCCAAATATATCAGTGCGATGCTTTGCTTACTTGTGCCGTTGCTAATGAGCCTGCTCCTTGCAGTCATCTTGCTGACGATGACCCCTTCCATTTCTCTGAACACCGGTGATTTTTTGCGGATCGGAGGGATTATTTTAACCACCGTTGTATACCTTTCCGTATTCTATCTCATCGGACTGTTGATTTCGGCGGCGACGCGTCGGACCAGAACTGCGTTGATGCTCTCCATGTTTGTGTGGGGATTTTTGGTTCTTGTCTATCCGAATATGATTCTTGCCGTGGTCCCGCAACCGGAGGCACCGCAAGCGCGCCGGGCATCCGCTTTTAATCAAATCGAACAGATGTGGGAGGAATTTGACAGAGACCGGAAACGGTTCCTCGCCACCGACGCGCTCCCAGGGGAAGACTGGCATTTTAACATTCTGGGCAGTGGCGGGTATAGTGAAGGTCTTTGGGGTGACCCTAGTCGCTTGTTGTATGCCTACAACAGCAGCATGTCGGCTGGCAGCCTTAACGATGAAGCTGAACCTAAGATTCCGCACGCCCAGAATTATTTCGGTTTCCTCGGGACCCAGGTTATCGGGACAGCAGACCAAACATGGCTCATCCGAAAGCCCGCACTGGAAGGCATCTTCACTCAACCCGCAAACGTGGAGCGACTCTATCTGAAACTCTCGCCCGTGGGACTGTATGATGCCGCAACACAAGCCTGGGCTGGCACAGACCTGCGCGGTGTCAGAGATTTTCTTGACGCTGCGAGACGACACAGACAGCGCGTAATTGACTATCTCTATGATGAAGAGGTATTCAAGTCTCGACAGTGGTTTTCTTCGGACAAAGGTGCCGCAGATTGGAGCAATCTACCGCAGTTCTCTTTTCAAAGGGTCGATGTGAACACAAATGCAAAGCGAGCCTTACCGGATTTAAGCATACTACTCATGCTTAATGTCATTATTTTCATCGTGATATTTCTGATTTTCATCAAAAGTGAAGTGTAA
- a CDS encoding ABC transporter permease subunit yields the protein MLTADNHKKMWHIAKRELYDNLNSLRFALATVLLLGLMLTNAIVHLREHPKRVQNSRNYVVEYQNRLAFHAGDSLYKLAEQGPGDLHKQPSVLRFCAEGGEAFLPNYAIGGADRWGHGGQPPLESFWILNYPSATPDLHNVRTNVTKVDWGFIIGYVLSLIALLFTFDAISHERERGTLRLMLANSIPRHTVLIGKFLGALISINIPFTLAVLVNLLMISTSSDVHLSAEAWGRLGLIFSIALLYISLFLALGLLVSARVQRSAVSLVILLLAWVTFVVFMPSTLVSIAGRSAPSTSTLGFSERSAQLEEELLREYYTLQYGSNKPLTQIQILQVAGEFVTKDAAQQERLHEERLKQQISQVRRARAITQISPVTIFYHLLEAFAGTGFERHLQFLENVKSYAQQFRVFIADTDQTDPESLHIFGVREGMSQKPVASEAIPKFEDTLSLNKDFNTAAVDLLLLTLFVVVLLSAAYLAFVRVEL from the coding sequence TTGCTGACAGCCGACAACCATAAAAAAATGTGGCATATTGCGAAACGCGAACTTTATGATAATCTCAATAGCCTCCGATTTGCCCTGGCAACGGTGTTGTTGCTCGGCTTGATGTTGACCAACGCGATTGTACATCTCCGAGAACATCCGAAACGCGTCCAGAACTCTCGCAATTATGTCGTCGAATATCAGAATCGCTTAGCATTTCATGCTGGGGATAGTTTGTATAAACTCGCCGAGCAGGGACCCGGGGACCTCCATAAGCAGCCATCTGTCCTCCGTTTCTGTGCAGAAGGCGGTGAGGCGTTTCTACCAAATTATGCGATAGGTGGTGCCGACCGTTGGGGACACGGCGGCCAACCGCCCTTAGAAAGTTTCTGGATACTGAACTATCCATCGGCCACCCCTGACCTGCATAATGTTCGCACAAACGTCACCAAAGTGGATTGGGGTTTTATCATCGGTTACGTCTTAAGTCTCATCGCGCTCCTATTCACCTTCGATGCGATTTCCCACGAACGCGAACGAGGCACACTGCGATTGATGTTGGCGAACTCGATTCCGCGTCATACCGTCCTGATTGGTAAGTTTTTAGGAGCATTAATCAGTATAAACATTCCTTTCACGCTTGCCGTCTTGGTGAATCTCTTAATGATTTCTACGTCAAGCGATGTACACCTTAGTGCGGAGGCGTGGGGGCGTTTAGGGCTCATTTTCTCTATTGCGCTTTTGTACATAAGTCTATTTCTGGCGTTGGGGCTGCTTGTGTCGGCACGTGTACAACGGAGCGCGGTGAGTCTCGTGATACTCCTCTTGGCTTGGGTCACCTTTGTCGTTTTTATGCCCAGTACACTCGTTTCGATTGCAGGGCGTTCTGCCCCGTCAACGTCTACTCTCGGATTTTCTGAACGCAGTGCTCAACTTGAGGAGGAACTTCTGCGCGAATACTACACGCTCCAATATGGTTCAAATAAGCCTTTAACTCAAATCCAAATATTACAAGTGGCAGGCGAGTTCGTCACCAAAGACGCAGCGCAGCAGGAACGCCTGCATGAAGAACGCTTAAAACAGCAAATTTCTCAGGTCCGTCGGGCGCGTGCGATCACCCAAATTTCACCCGTCACCATTTTCTATCACCTCCTTGAAGCCTTTGCTGGAACGGGGTTTGAGCGACATTTGCAATTTTTAGAGAACGTTAAATCCTATGCCCAACAATTTCGGGTTTTCATCGCTGACACCGATCAAACCGATCCGGAGAGTCTTCATATCTTTGGGGTTCGTGAAGGGATGTCGCAGAAGCCTGTCGCTTCAGAGGCGATTCCAAAATTTGAAGATACCTTGAGTCTCAATAAGGACTTCAACACAGCAGCAGTCGATCTGTTGTTGCTAACGTTGTTCGTTGTAGTTTTACTATCCGCGGCGTATCTCGCGTTTGTCCGTGTCGAGCTTTAA
- a CDS encoding LamG domain-containing protein, with the protein MEKLFDYAVLFSALMLIAAGYAAADIADGLAVHFTFDSVKGKRILDESGNGLDAEVIKNTQFVKGKYGKAIRITGETEDCVNIPSSDALKISDEITMMAWVYHEDWTRSSSQWFDKGCYSKHTESYGMVVWGKKDFPELGALETDSVVSMLVGGADLQQSITTPNEMKHRTWHHVVGTYGDKALKIYLDGKIIANLPSQVDDFFGTNEEDLRVGCAKNKPQYAFEGGSIDEVAIWSRVLSEDEVRTAMQGPLLAISPKGKVTTTWGNMKRKAF; encoded by the coding sequence ATGGAAAAACTATTTGATTACGCTGTGCTATTTAGTGCGTTGATGCTTATTGCAGCAGGCTACGCTGCGGCAGATATTGCTGATGGCCTTGCGGTTCACTTTACGTTCGATTCCGTCAAAGGCAAGCGAATTCTTGACGAGTCCGGCAACGGTCTGGATGCCGAAGTTATCAAAAACACTCAATTTGTCAAGGGCAAATACGGAAAAGCAATTCGTATCACTGGTGAAACTGAAGATTGCGTGAATATCCCGTCCTCGGATGCCTTAAAAATCAGTGATGAAATTACGATGATGGCATGGGTGTATCACGAAGATTGGACGCGGAGTTCTTCCCAATGGTTTGATAAGGGGTGCTATTCTAAGCACACTGAATCTTACGGTATGGTAGTCTGGGGTAAAAAGGATTTTCCGGAACTAGGAGCCCTTGAAACGGACTCAGTGGTCTCGATGCTTGTTGGGGGTGCAGACTTGCAGCAAAGCATTACTACACCGAACGAAATGAAGCATAGGACATGGCATCATGTCGTCGGAACCTACGGTGATAAAGCTTTAAAAATCTATCTTGATGGAAAAATAATTGCTAATTTACCTTCACAGGTTGATGACTTCTTCGGCACCAACGAGGAGGATTTGCGGGTTGGCTGTGCGAAAAATAAACCGCAGTACGCATTTGAAGGCGGTTCCATTGATGAAGTTGCGATATGGAGTCGTGTGCTCAGTGAAGATGAAGTCAGAACCGCGATGCAGGGCCCCTTGCTCGCAATCTCGCCGAAGGGTAAGGTCACTACGACGTGGGGCAATATGAAGCGGAAGGCGTTTTAG
- a CDS encoding ABC transporter permease, with amino-acid sequence MTTLWLIIQREFVSNVLTSRFMIGFVVCLMSTAAAVFVQVADYEKRLGTYHVAVQEHHEEKRMWDLYSQINPKAYRKPNPLSIFNVGMEKSGADMVSIKLATPIWEKEAQKQGSDNPFLSIFLSIDVIFVFKIVLSALAILFAYNTISGEREDGTLKLVLSNPVSRDALVLGKYLGGVLSLFPIVVMSFTVGIVIAYTSPATDFDADDLLRLVMVLVVSLLYVSICYLLGMLLSVWTKEAATTLILSMFIWGILTIVHSNIATFAVAKFPPRKPQPEKEVLQQIDQMWENFKEERNAQLKKWGYKYPTSALSWIADGPLTLSIEMRSPGELGFQELYEIKPIDILDVSKFQEVLGYQEPLRIDYVNKAEEIFKRREDIRERNSQLARDISRVSFADTYRFAVGAIIGTDRKSYNDFIGQVRNYKRQVVDYLAGKNAFSARAWFSSDRGAAELTDLPVFQHRYNSLSEGLSRASGDIFILLAWNVILFMGAYVSFLRYDMS; translated from the coding sequence ATGACAACACTTTGGCTAATTATCCAGCGAGAATTCGTCTCAAATGTTCTGACCTCCCGATTCATGATCGGTTTTGTGGTCTGTCTGATGTCGACAGCTGCTGCCGTTTTCGTTCAGGTTGCAGATTACGAAAAGCGATTGGGAACATATCACGTTGCTGTTCAGGAACATCACGAAGAGAAGCGAATGTGGGACCTCTACAGCCAAATTAATCCAAAGGCATATAGGAAACCGAATCCACTCAGCATCTTTAACGTCGGCATGGAAAAATCCGGTGCGGATATGGTGAGTATTAAATTGGCAACACCTATTTGGGAGAAAGAAGCACAGAAACAGGGATCAGACAACCCATTCCTTTCAATTTTCCTTTCTATTGATGTCATTTTCGTCTTCAAAATCGTGCTCAGTGCGTTGGCAATTTTGTTTGCTTACAACACAATTTCAGGGGAGAGGGAGGATGGTACCCTAAAACTGGTGTTATCCAATCCGGTTTCGAGGGACGCGCTCGTACTTGGGAAATACCTTGGTGGCGTGTTATCTCTGTTTCCGATTGTGGTGATGAGTTTCACTGTTGGCATCGTTATTGCTTACACCTCTCCTGCTACTGATTTTGATGCTGATGATCTGCTACGCCTCGTCATGGTGCTCGTTGTTTCGCTGTTGTATGTGTCAATCTGTTATCTTTTAGGGATGCTCTTATCTGTGTGGACAAAGGAAGCAGCGACTACGCTGATCCTTTCGATGTTTATTTGGGGAATTCTGACAATTGTCCATTCAAATATAGCAACGTTTGCAGTCGCGAAGTTCCCACCGCGTAAACCTCAACCCGAAAAAGAAGTGCTGCAACAGATTGATCAGATGTGGGAAAATTTCAAGGAAGAACGAAATGCCCAACTGAAAAAGTGGGGATATAAGTATCCAACAAGCGCGCTTTCTTGGATAGCCGATGGTCCTCTGACACTGTCGATTGAAATGCGGTCGCCAGGGGAACTCGGGTTCCAAGAACTTTATGAAATCAAACCTATTGACATCTTAGATGTTTCCAAATTTCAGGAAGTATTAGGCTACCAAGAACCGCTCCGTATTGATTATGTAAACAAAGCTGAGGAAATTTTCAAACGGAGGGAGGACATTCGCGAAAGGAACAGTCAACTCGCCAGAGATATTTCCCGGGTATCTTTCGCGGACACATATCGTTTTGCTGTCGGCGCAATTATAGGCACGGACAGGAAGAGTTATAATGATTTTATCGGACAGGTGAGAAATTATAAGCGTCAAGTTGTGGACTACCTCGCCGGTAAGAATGCATTTTCCGCGCGAGCGTGGTTTTCGAGTGATAGGGGAGCTGCAGAACTCACAGATCTACCTGTTTTTCAGCACCGATATAACTCCCTTTCTGAGGGTCTCTCGCGTGCGTCGGGTGATATTTTTATTTTATTAGCGTGGAATGTTATTCTGTTCATGGGCGCATACGTATCGTTCCTCCGGTATGATATGAGTTGA